The following coding sequences are from one Pseudomonas oryzae window:
- a CDS encoding NINE protein: MTTLHQDTHSKAIGYLLWLFGFLGAHRFYYGRPVTGTIWFFTLGLLGIGWLVDLFLIPGMDREADLRFHSGRTSYNVAWILLTFLGIFGVHRMYMGKWPTGILYLLTGGFFLIGVLYDFWTLNDQVSIRNAWRF; the protein is encoded by the coding sequence ATGACCACTCTGCATCAGGACACCCACAGCAAGGCGATCGGCTACCTGTTGTGGCTGTTCGGCTTTCTCGGTGCGCACCGCTTCTACTACGGACGGCCGGTCACCGGCACCATCTGGTTCTTCACCCTCGGCCTGCTCGGCATCGGCTGGCTGGTCGACCTGTTCCTGATCCCCGGCATGGACCGCGAGGCCGACCTGCGCTTCCACAGCGGGCGCACCAGCTACAACGTGGCGTGGATCCTGCTGACCTTCCTCGGCATCTTCGGCGTGCACCGCATGTACATGGGCAAGTGGCCCACCGGCATCCTCTACCTGCTGACCGGCGGCTTCTTCCTGATCGGCGTGCTCTACGACTTCTGGACGCTCAACGACCAGGTGTCGATCCGCAACGCCTGGCGCTTCTGA
- a CDS encoding dihydroorotase, with the protein MKLSIHGARLIDPASGLDRISDIHIDNGRIAALGTAPAGFDAEQQISAHGLIAAPGLVDLAVSLREPGYTRKGNIASETRAAAAGGVTSLCCPPRTKPVLDTSAVVELILDRAAAAGHSRVFPIGALTKGLEGEQLAELVALRDAGCVAFTNGLAPLANNRVLRRALEYAATFDLTVVFKSQDADLAEGGLAHEGPTASFLGLPGIPESAETVALARDLLLVEQSGVRAHFSQLTSARGVEMIAAAQARGLPVTADVAMYQLILTDEALTGFSSLYHVQPPLRSRADRDALREAVQAGVVSAIASHHQPHEPDAKLAPFGATEPGISSVELLLPLALTLVEDGLLDLPTLLARLTCGPADALRLPVGRLAVGEHADLLLFDAKAQTLAGERWLSRGGNSPFIGHCLPGAVRYTLQGGRVSHEG; encoded by the coding sequence GTGAAACTCAGCATCCACGGCGCCCGCCTCATCGATCCGGCCAGCGGCCTCGACCGGATCAGCGACATCCACATCGACAACGGCCGCATCGCCGCCCTCGGCACCGCCCCGGCCGGCTTCGACGCCGAACAGCAGATATCGGCCCACGGCCTGATCGCCGCGCCAGGCCTGGTCGACCTGGCGGTGAGCCTGCGCGAACCGGGCTACACCCGCAAGGGCAACATCGCCAGCGAGACCCGTGCCGCCGCCGCCGGCGGTGTCACCAGCCTGTGCTGCCCGCCACGCACCAAGCCGGTGCTGGACACCTCGGCGGTGGTCGAGCTGATCCTCGATCGCGCGGCAGCGGCCGGCCACAGCCGCGTGTTCCCCATCGGCGCGCTGACCAAGGGCCTGGAGGGCGAACAGCTGGCCGAACTGGTCGCCCTGCGCGACGCCGGCTGCGTGGCCTTCACCAACGGCCTGGCGCCGCTGGCCAACAACCGCGTGCTGCGCCGCGCCCTCGAATACGCCGCCACCTTCGACCTCACCGTAGTGTTCAAGTCGCAGGATGCCGACCTCGCCGAGGGCGGCCTGGCCCACGAGGGCCCCACCGCCAGCTTCCTCGGCCTGCCGGGCATCCCGGAGAGCGCCGAGACCGTGGCGCTGGCCCGCGACCTGCTGCTGGTCGAGCAGAGCGGCGTGCGCGCCCACTTCAGCCAGCTGACCAGCGCGCGCGGCGTGGAGATGATCGCCGCCGCCCAGGCGCGCGGCCTGCCGGTGACCGCCGACGTGGCCATGTACCAGCTGATCCTCACTGACGAGGCGCTGACGGGCTTCTCCAGCCTCTACCACGTGCAGCCGCCGCTGCGCTCGCGCGCCGACCGCGACGCCCTGCGCGAAGCGGTGCAGGCCGGCGTGGTCTCGGCTATCGCCAGCCACCACCAGCCCCACGAGCCGGATGCCAAGCTGGCGCCGTTCGGCGCCACCGAGCCGGGCATCAGCAGCGTCGAGCTGCTGCTGCCGCTGGCACTGACCCTGGTGGAGGACGGCCTGCTCGACCTGCCGACCCTGCTCGCCCGCCTGACCTGCGGCCCAGCCGACGCCCTGCGCCTGCCGGTCGGCCGTCTGGCGGTCGGTGAACATGCCGATCTGCTGCTGTTCGACGCCAAGGCCCAGACCCTGGCCGGCGAGCGCTGGCTGTCGCGCGGCGGCAACAGCCCGTTCATCGGCCACTGCCTGCCCGGCGCGGTGCGCTACACCCTGCAGGGCGGCCGCGTCAGCCACGAAGGCTGA
- the pyrR gene encoding bifunctional pyr operon transcriptional regulator/uracil phosphoribosyltransferase PyrR translates to MTLPDPAALLARMAAELRAHLTRRGIHDPLFVGIHTGGVWVARALLAELGQGDAPLGILNVSFYRDDFSQHGLHPQVRPSELPFDIEGRHLVLIDDVLMSGRTVRAALNALFDYGRPASVTLACLLDLDARELPIRADVLGATLSLAPDQRVKLLGPAPLALELQTLAASH, encoded by the coding sequence ATGACCCTGCCCGATCCCGCCGCCCTGCTCGCAAGGATGGCCGCCGAGCTGCGCGCCCACCTGACCCGCCGCGGCATCCATGACCCGCTGTTCGTCGGCATCCATACCGGCGGCGTGTGGGTCGCCCGCGCCCTGCTCGCCGAGCTCGGCCAGGGCGATGCCCCGCTGGGTATCCTCAACGTGTCCTTCTACCGCGACGACTTCAGCCAGCACGGCCTGCACCCGCAGGTACGCCCCTCCGAACTGCCGTTCGACATCGAGGGTCGCCACCTGGTGCTGATCGACGACGTGCTGATGAGCGGGCGCACCGTGCGCGCCGCTCTCAACGCCCTGTTCGACTATGGTCGACCGGCCAGCGTGACCCTGGCCTGCCTGCTCGACCTCGACGCCCGCGAACTGCCGATCCGTGCCGACGTGCTCGGCGCCACCCTGTCGCTGGCCCCCGACCAGCGGGTAAAATTGCTCGGTCCCGCGCCGCTCGCCCTCGAGCTGCAGACCCTCGCCGCCTCCCACTGA
- a CDS encoding aspartate carbamoyltransferase catalytic subunit codes for MTPTDAKRPLQLNDQGQLRHFLSLDGLPRELLTEILDTADSFLEVGARAVKKVPLLRGKTVCNVFFENSTRTRTTFELAAKRLSADVITLNVSTSSTSKGETLFDTLRNLEAMAADMFVVRHADSGAAHFIAEHVCPEVAIINGGDGRHAHPTQGMLDMLTIRRHKGSFENLSVAIVGDILHSRVARSNMLALKTLGCPDIRVIAPKTLLPVGIEQYGVHAYTDLAAGLRDVDVVIMLRLQRERMQGGLLPSQGEFYKLYGLTEQRLALAKPDAIVMHPGPINRGVEIESAVADGAQSVILNQVTYGIAIRMAVLSMAMSGQQAQRQLAQGDAQ; via the coding sequence ATGACGCCAACCGACGCCAAGCGCCCGTTGCAGCTCAACGACCAGGGCCAGCTGCGCCACTTCCTGTCGCTCGACGGCCTGCCCCGCGAGCTGCTTACCGAGATCCTCGACACCGCCGACTCCTTCCTCGAGGTCGGTGCCCGCGCGGTGAAGAAGGTGCCGCTGCTGCGCGGCAAGACCGTGTGCAATGTGTTCTTCGAGAACTCCACGCGCACCCGCACCACCTTCGAGCTGGCCGCCAAGCGCCTGTCCGCCGACGTGATCACCCTCAACGTGTCGACCTCCTCGACCAGCAAGGGTGAGACCCTGTTCGACACCCTGCGCAACCTCGAGGCGATGGCCGCCGACATGTTCGTGGTGCGCCACGCCGATTCCGGCGCCGCCCACTTCATCGCCGAGCACGTCTGCCCGGAGGTGGCGATCATCAACGGCGGCGACGGCCGTCACGCCCACCCGACCCAAGGCATGCTCGACATGCTGACCATCCGCCGTCACAAGGGCAGCTTCGAGAACCTCTCGGTGGCCATCGTCGGCGACATCCTGCACTCGCGGGTGGCGCGCTCCAACATGCTGGCGCTGAAGACTCTCGGCTGCCCCGACATCCGCGTGATTGCGCCGAAGACCCTGCTGCCGGTCGGCATCGAGCAGTACGGCGTGCACGCCTACACCGACCTCGCCGCCGGCCTCAGGGACGTCGACGTGGTGATCATGCTGCGCCTGCAGCGCGAGCGCATGCAGGGCGGCCTGCTGCCCAGCCAGGGCGAGTTCTACAAGCTCTACGGCCTCACCGAGCAGCGCCTGGCACTGGCCAAGCCGGACGCCATCGTCATGCACCCCGGACCGATCAACCGCGGCGTGGAGATCGAGTCGGCGGTGGCCGACGGCGCCCAGTCGGTGATTCTCAACCAGGTAACCTATGGCATCGCCATCCGCATGGCTGTGCTGTCCATGGCCATGAGCGGCCAGCAGGCCCAGCGCCAGCTCGCACAGGGAGACGCCCAGTGA
- the ruvX gene encoding Holliday junction resolvase RuvX, protein MSGPRLLLGFDYGSKQIGVAVGQAVTGQARELCVLKAQNGVPDWSQIERLLKEWQPDALVVGLPLNMDGTPSEMSARAEKFARRLHGRFSLPVFTHDERLTTFEAKGQRLAQGQRDGYRERPVDALAAALLLEGWLEQQPAAPL, encoded by the coding sequence ATGAGCGGCCCGCGCCTGCTGCTCGGCTTCGACTACGGCAGCAAGCAGATCGGCGTCGCCGTCGGCCAGGCCGTCACCGGCCAGGCCCGCGAGCTGTGCGTGCTCAAGGCGCAGAACGGCGTGCCGGACTGGAGCCAGATCGAACGCCTGCTCAAGGAGTGGCAACCGGACGCCCTGGTGGTCGGCCTGCCGCTGAACATGGACGGCACGCCCAGCGAGATGAGCGCGCGCGCCGAGAAGTTCGCCCGCCGCCTGCACGGCCGCTTCAGCCTGCCGGTGTTCACCCACGACGAGCGCCTGACCACCTTCGAGGCCAAGGGCCAGCGCCTGGCCCAGGGCCAGCGCGACGGCTATCGTGAACGCCCGGTGGACGCACTGGCCGCCGCCCTGTTGCTCGAAGGCTGGCTGGAGCAACAGCCTGCCGCCCCGCTTTGA
- a CDS encoding PilT/PilU family type 4a pilus ATPase, whose amino-acid sequence MEFEKLLRLMVEKGGSDLFITAGVPPSMKVNGKILPVTKNPMAPEQTRETVLSVMNEQQRRELAETHECNFAISARGIGRFRVSAFYQRNLVGMVLRRIETNIPTFDDLKLPEVLKQLSMTKRGLVLFVGATGAGKSTSLAAMIGYRNKNANGHIISIEDPIEFIHQHQGCIVTQREVGIDTESYEVALKNTLRQAPDVIMIGEVRTRETMDYAVAFAETGHLCLATLHANNANQALDRIIHFFPPDRHDQVWMDLSLNLKAIIAQQLVPTPDGKGRRAVIEVLINTPLAADLIRKGEVHELKPLMKRSTEQGMQTFDQALYQLYSNGEITYEDALAHADSANDLRLMIKLGSETDAEHLSSATQTLSLEHAEEDRPGLRRR is encoded by the coding sequence ATGGAATTCGAGAAACTGCTGCGCCTGATGGTCGAGAAGGGCGGCTCCGACCTGTTCATCACTGCCGGCGTGCCGCCGTCGATGAAGGTCAACGGCAAGATCCTGCCGGTGACCAAGAACCCGATGGCACCGGAGCAGACCCGCGAGACGGTGCTGTCGGTGATGAACGAGCAGCAGCGCCGCGAGCTGGCGGAAACCCACGAGTGCAACTTCGCCATCAGCGCTCGTGGCATCGGCCGCTTCCGCGTCAGCGCCTTCTACCAGCGCAACCTGGTGGGCATGGTGCTGCGCCGCATCGAGACCAACATCCCGACCTTCGATGACCTCAAGCTGCCCGAGGTGCTCAAGCAGCTGTCGATGACCAAGCGCGGCCTGGTGCTGTTCGTCGGCGCCACCGGCGCGGGCAAGTCGACCTCGCTGGCGGCGATGATCGGCTACCGCAACAAGAACGCCAACGGCCACATCATCTCCATCGAGGACCCGATCGAGTTCATCCACCAGCACCAGGGCTGCATCGTCACCCAGCGCGAGGTGGGCATCGACACCGAGTCCTACGAGGTGGCGCTGAAGAACACCCTGCGTCAGGCGCCGGACGTGATCATGATCGGCGAGGTGCGCACCCGCGAGACCATGGACTATGCGGTGGCCTTCGCCGAGACCGGCCACCTGTGCCTGGCCACCCTGCACGCCAACAACGCCAACCAGGCGCTCGACCGCATCATCCACTTCTTCCCGCCGGATCGCCACGATCAGGTGTGGATGGACCTGTCGCTCAACCTCAAGGCGATCATCGCCCAGCAACTGGTGCCGACCCCGGACGGCAAGGGCCGGCGCGCGGTGATCGAGGTGCTGATCAATACGCCGCTGGCCGCCGACCTGATCCGCAAGGGCGAGGTGCACGAGCTCAAGCCGCTGATGAAACGCTCCACCGAGCAGGGCATGCAGACCTTCGACCAGGCGCTGTACCAGTTGTACAGCAATGGCGAGATCACCTACGAGGACGCCCTGGCCCATGCCGACTCGGCCAACGACCTGCGTCTGATGATCAAGCTGGGCTCGGAGACCGACGCCGAGCACCTCAGCAGCGCGACCCAGACGCTCAGCCTGGAGCATGCTGAGGAGGATCGCCCCGGCCTGCGCCGCCGCTGA